One stretch of Gemmatimonadota bacterium DNA includes these proteins:
- the cysK gene encoding cysteine synthase A yields the protein MPETIVGRVSDIIGGTPMVRLENLSPAGGATILAKMEYLNPGGSVKDRIALSMIRDAEKAKTLKPGMTIVEATSGNTGIGLAMLCAKLKYRLVLTMPETMSFERRALVTRYGAEVVITPGSGDMDGAKQRAQEIVKKNANCIELKQFDNPANPEAHRQTTGPEIVKATGGKITAFVSGVGTGGTITGVGEVLKAEVPDAKVVAVEPAGSAVLSGKSRGPHAIEGIGAGFIPSILNCNILDEVITIEDREAFDMTETLAREEALLVGISSGANVLAARRVAQRLSSNDVVVTVLCDTGTRYFSIEEYFRRDEVQNVNALL from the coding sequence ATGCCAGAGACTATTGTGGGTCGCGTTTCCGATATCATTGGTGGAACGCCGATGGTGCGGTTAGAGAATTTGTCGCCAGCGGGGGGCGCTACCATTCTGGCCAAAATGGAATATCTCAATCCGGGTGGCAGCGTGAAAGACCGCATCGCGCTAAGTATGATTCGAGATGCTGAGAAAGCCAAAACACTCAAACCCGGCATGACCATTGTAGAGGCGACCAGTGGAAATACCGGAATCGGCCTGGCGATGTTATGTGCCAAACTCAAATATCGTCTGGTATTGACAATGCCTGAGACAATGAGTTTTGAACGACGGGCACTGGTAACCAGATACGGGGCCGAAGTGGTCATCACACCCGGCTCGGGCGATATGGATGGCGCAAAACAGCGGGCGCAGGAGATCGTAAAAAAGAATGCAAATTGCATTGAGTTAAAGCAGTTTGACAATCCTGCCAATCCAGAAGCCCATCGACAGACCACAGGGCCAGAAATAGTAAAAGCAACAGGGGGAAAGATAACGGCTTTTGTGTCAGGAGTAGGGACAGGTGGGACAATTACGGGTGTAGGCGAAGTACTCAAGGCAGAAGTGCCAGATGCAAAAGTAGTGGCTGTTGAGCCTGCGGGTTCGGCTGTATTAAGTGGTAAAAGCCGGGGTCCTCACGCGATCGAGGGAATTGGAGCGGGATTTATTCCATCGATTTTAAATTGCAATATACTGGATGAGGTAATCACAATAGAAGATCGCGAGGCATTTGACATGACGGAAACTCTGGCGCGAGAAGAGGCATTATTGGTCGGAATTTCTTCGGGGGCAAATGTACTGGCGGCCCGGCGCGTGGCCCAGAGGCTTTCGAGCAATGACGTAGTCGTGACAGTACTGTGTGATACGGGAACGCGATATTTCAGTATTGAAGAATATTTTCGGCGTGACGAAGTGCAAAATGTAAATGCACTTCTATAG
- a CDS encoding heavy-metal-associated domain-containing protein, protein MKSRIFALLVIGATAIGMAGWVGCSSKSEATTVEVKLSTMQCAMCSHTIEEALKKVDGVQSVEVNLDAKTAKVTFDDKMTSVPALEQAVVKVGYAANDKKADTDAYAKLPSCCQVPEN, encoded by the coding sequence ATGAAGTCTCGTATTTTTGCATTATTGGTCATTGGCGCAACAGCGATAGGCATGGCGGGATGGGTCGGCTGTTCGTCAAAGTCGGAGGCGACGACTGTCGAGGTGAAGTTGTCCACGATGCAGTGCGCTATGTGTTCGCATACCATAGAGGAAGCCCTGAAAAAGGTCGATGGCGTTCAGAGCGTGGAAGTCAATCTGGATGCGAAAACAGCGAAGGTGACTTTTGATGACAAGATGACCAGTGTTCCCGCCCTGGAGCAGGCTGTTGTCAAGGTGGGTTATGCGGCGAATGACAAAAAGGCCGATACTGATGCGTATGCAAAGTTGCCCAGTTGCTGCCAAGTTCCTGAGAATTAA
- a CDS encoding TolC family protein: protein MYAIRAMIGLCLMGISFLPVRADELDLDGLIQEAVENNPNLSVLRARLAAFEAKIPQAGALEDPSFRFEVSNVPLSDFNLSSTPMSGNQFVVSQKFSFPGKQRARERSAQFASDSVAWLLRDRELVIANAIKQPFFDLAYVIRAIAIMEKNRVLLQDLVRIARTKYAVGKGLQQDVLKAQVSLSALDTELIALRAKKQLAETRLNLVLNRSPQGSLGAPPDTIGLSGVPLTIDVLLAQADERHPSLKAMDQSILMWRAEVEVARRNVWPDMTVSLGYRQRVFAANDPVKGSDFISVGIGIPLPVFGGRKQRQQIAEARANLREVEAQKAAERQEIHYEIQRLIIEVRQHRESAELFRSAMLPQAEQSLASALSGYRVDKVDFLTLLNNQVTLLNFEIAHYRHVIEHEKRVADLAAAVGH, encoded by the coding sequence GTGTATGCTATCCGAGCCATGATCGGACTATGCCTCATGGGTATATCTTTTTTGCCTGTGCGGGCAGATGAACTGGATCTGGATGGGCTGATTCAGGAGGCTGTGGAAAATAATCCCAATTTGTCGGTTCTGCGGGCGCGGTTGGCTGCTTTTGAAGCGAAAATTCCGCAGGCGGGCGCGCTGGAAGATCCGTCTTTTCGCTTTGAGGTGAGCAATGTGCCGTTGAGCGATTTCAATTTGAGTAGTACGCCGATGAGTGGGAATCAATTTGTGGTCAGTCAGAAGTTTTCTTTTCCGGGAAAACAGCGGGCGCGCGAGCGATCAGCCCAGTTTGCCTCAGACTCTGTTGCATGGCTGTTGCGTGACCGAGAACTGGTAATTGCCAATGCGATTAAGCAGCCTTTTTTTGATCTGGCTTATGTGATCCGTGCTATTGCGATTATGGAAAAGAATCGGGTTTTGTTGCAAGATCTGGTTCGCATTGCTCGCACGAAATACGCCGTTGGAAAAGGGTTGCAACAGGATGTGTTAAAAGCTCAGGTTTCGCTTTCTGCACTGGATACGGAGTTGATTGCTCTTCGGGCTAAAAAGCAATTGGCAGAGACGCGTTTGAATCTGGTGTTGAATCGGTCTCCACAAGGTTCTTTGGGCGCGCCGCCAGATACTATTGGTCTTTCAGGCGTGCCGCTGACGATTGATGTCTTGCTGGCTCAAGCCGATGAGAGGCACCCATCCCTGAAAGCTATGGATCAATCGATTTTGATGTGGCGAGCAGAGGTTGAGGTTGCGAGAAGAAATGTTTGGCCGGATATGACGGTGAGTTTGGGTTATCGCCAGCGCGTGTTTGCGGCCAATGATCCGGTGAAAGGAAGCGATTTTATATCTGTTGGTATAGGTATTCCACTTCCCGTGTTTGGCGGACGCAAGCAACGCCAGCAGATTGCAGAAGCGAGAGCCAATCTGCGAGAGGTTGAGGCTCAAAAGGCTGCTGAACGCCAGGAGATTCACTACGAGATTCAGCGTCTAATTATTGAGGTCAGACAACACCGGGAAAGTGCCGAGTTGTTTCGCTCTGCGATGTTGCCTCAGGCAGAGCAGTCGCTGGCGTCGGCATTGTCGGGGTATCGGGTGGATAAGGTGGATTTTTTGACGTTGTTGAATAATCAGGTGACGCTATTGAATTTTGAGATCGCACATTATCGACATGTGATTGAGCATGAAAAACGGGTGGCGGATCTGGCGGCGGCGGTGGGGCATTAG
- a CDS encoding intradiol ring-cleavage dioxygenase translates to MEVVMSVNRRRFLCQSAALGAAVFVTPGVFAEQLTLTPRQTEGPFYPDEMPLDVDNDLVIINDAITPAVGEITHLTGRVLDVNANPVKNAIVEIWQVDRNGVYIHSEAPRRNRRDTNFQGFGRFETGSTGEYRFRTIKPVRYGGSRTAHIHFAINKNGHRLLTSQMYVKDNPDNEWDSIFRNTGRASHDLLSVPFKPLPGSEIGELTANFDIVIGESPEDRENDRGRRGRRRGWW, encoded by the coding sequence ATGGAGGTTGTGATGTCTGTTAATCGCCGACGTTTTCTGTGTCAATCCGCTGCATTGGGTGCGGCGGTTTTTGTGACGCCAGGGGTTTTTGCCGAGCAACTGACGCTTACACCCCGGCAAACCGAGGGTCCGTTTTATCCGGATGAGATGCCGCTGGATGTCGATAATGATCTCGTGATAATCAACGATGCGATTACGCCAGCCGTGGGAGAGATTACGCATTTGACCGGGCGCGTTCTGGATGTGAATGCCAATCCCGTAAAGAATGCCATAGTGGAGATCTGGCAGGTCGATCGCAATGGGGTTTATATCCATTCTGAGGCTCCGCGGCGCAATAGGCGAGATACCAATTTTCAGGGTTTTGGGCGTTTTGAGACGGGATCTACGGGTGAATATCGCTTTCGGACGATTAAGCCCGTGCGGTACGGGGGGTCGCGAACCGCTCATATTCATTTTGCGATTAATAAAAATGGGCACCGGCTTTTGACGTCGCAGATGTACGTGAAAGACAATCCGGACAATGAGTGGGATTCTATTTTCAGGAATACTGGTCGCGCGTCTCACGATTTGCTGTCCGTGCCGTTTAAGCCATTGCCCGGGTCTGAGATTGGCGAATTGACGGCAAATTTTGATATTGTGATTGGCGAGTCGCCCGAAGACCGGGAAAATGATCGGGGTCGGCGAGGCCGGCGGCGCGGGTGGTGGTAA
- a CDS encoding putative sulfate exporter family transporter, which translates to MNLSGKERSFEAQFRKKLSIWPKESPWPGIGVCVILSWAAIYLNTLPFPPFTLSSGQHPLSAVLLALLLGLLLCNAMPSTAKLKPGIDTVVQKWLPVGIVLLGARLDFYDLIRVAVQVLIGATILIAIIVVFTHLISRWLNIEKKMGLLIGVGTGVCGSSAIVALAPLIKANNEEITYSVGVINLLGVVAMLLFPVVGSLAMLDAEVYGIWCGLGIHATPQVIAAGFAHAGDGQTAGEMATIVKLVRISLLGPVVFVLGAWFAYTQRQTIYIDEPVRYSRLVPGFVVLFLAMALLRTLGFLPEVTLHLSEQFVFGAGDRHIDLAGLLSQSGKWIIICAMAGVGLSTAFAAMKAGGIKPVILGVLSAITLALLGLGVAQL; encoded by the coding sequence ATGAATCTGAGCGGGAAAGAGCGATCATTTGAAGCGCAATTTCGCAAAAAACTCTCTATCTGGCCCAAAGAAAGTCCCTGGCCAGGCATTGGGGTATGTGTAATCTTGTCGTGGGCAGCAATATATTTAAACACATTGCCTTTTCCTCCGTTTACACTGTCCTCGGGCCAGCATCCCCTGAGCGCAGTATTACTGGCATTGTTATTGGGCCTGCTATTGTGCAATGCGATGCCGTCAACAGCAAAACTGAAGCCTGGCATAGATACAGTGGTGCAAAAGTGGCTACCCGTTGGAATTGTGCTCCTGGGTGCGCGGTTGGATTTTTACGATTTGATTCGCGTCGCAGTGCAGGTCCTGATTGGTGCGACCATATTGATTGCAATAATTGTTGTATTCACCCATCTAATATCGCGCTGGCTTAACATCGAAAAAAAAATGGGGCTATTGATTGGTGTGGGCACAGGGGTTTGCGGAAGTTCTGCCATTGTAGCCCTCGCGCCCCTGATCAAAGCCAACAACGAAGAAATAACGTATTCGGTCGGGGTGATCAATCTGCTGGGCGTAGTGGCGATGCTGCTATTTCCCGTGGTTGGATCTCTGGCAATGCTGGATGCAGAAGTATATGGCATCTGGTGTGGATTGGGCATTCACGCAACACCACAGGTAATTGCCGCGGGATTCGCGCATGCAGGAGATGGGCAGACAGCGGGTGAAATGGCGACAATTGTCAAACTGGTGCGCATTTCACTATTGGGACCTGTCGTATTTGTGCTGGGGGCGTGGTTTGCTTATACGCAGCGACAGACGATTTATATCGATGAACCAGTGCGTTATTCCAGGCTGGTCCCGGGTTTTGTCGTCTTGTTTCTGGCAATGGCGCTGCTGCGAACCCTGGGCTTTTTGCCGGAAGTTACATTACATTTATCCGAGCAATTTGTGTTTGGTGCAGGCGATCGGCATATAGACCTGGCTGGCTTATTGAGCCAGAGCGGCAAGTGGATTATTATATGCGCGATGGCTGGAGTTGGATTATCTACGGCATTTGCTGCAATGAAAGCAGGCGGTATAAAACCGGTAATATTGGGCGTCTTATCAGCTATCACTCTGGCATTGCTGGGGCTGGGTGTTGCACAGTTATAA
- a CDS encoding efflux RND transporter permease subunit has protein sequence MLNRIIEASVKNRFLVVIATLMVIGWGLYAMLNTPLDAIPDLSDVQVIVFSEYSGQAPQVVEDQVTYPLTTAMLSVPYAKTVRGYSFFGMSYVYVIFEDGTDMYWARSRVLEYLNSASDRLPQGVTPKLGPDATGVGWVYQYTVLDTTGRYDLSELRSIQDWYLRYELSSVQGVSEVASVGGFVKQYQVVVDPNRLLAYNIPLQKVRMAIQRSNSDVGGRLVELAETEFMVRGLGYIQSVADIEQIALGVDEHGTPIRVKDVATVQVGPELRRGLAEWNGEGEVVGGIVVMRYGENALKVIDRVKEKMTSLKPGLPEGVVVVANYDRSALILRAVDHLQKKLIEEIAIVAVVCIVFLLHFRSAFVAVFTLPMGILIAFAAMYHQGVNSNIMSLGGIAIAIGAMVDAAIVMIENAHKHIERDGGTKSHSEMIIAASKEVGPALFFSLLIITLSFLPVFALEAQEGRLFKPLAYTKTYAMAAAAFLAITVVPVLMTFFVRGKIRPEAENPISRALIYLYRPVIDWVLRHRVLTVVLGGLVLFVTVFPFRDIVVSRFSDRPQSLTYRALVKLDALFPMEKIGSEFMPPLYEGDLLYMPTTLPGISITRARALLQQTDKIIRTFPEVEHVFGKIGRAETATDPAPLSMIETTIMLKPESEWREGMTPQKLIRELNQAVKFPGLTNAWTMPIKTRIDMLSTGIKTPVGIKVVGDDLETLQMLGEEIETVVRDLPGTLSVFAERAAGGNYLDFEIDRQAAARYGLTVGDVQDIIMSALGGMNITHTVEGLERYPVNLRYGRELRDNLPALRRVLVPTPMGAQIPIGQLADLRIRKGPPSIKSENARLNAWVYVDIEGVDVGTYVARAQQAVLEQVQMPPGYTAIWSGQYEYMLRAEKKLKVVVPVTLAIIFVLLYLNFRNVTETAIVMLSLPFALVGGIWLMYILDYDMSIAVGVGFIALAGLAAETGVVMLIYLDQAYESIRREKGDVLTLADLNQAVMSGAVERVRPKLMTVFSTMVGLLPIMWSTGTGSEAMKRIAAPMVGGMVSSTILTLLVIPAIYALWKERNVSAE, from the coding sequence ATGCTAAATCGAATTATTGAAGCGAGTGTGAAGAATCGGTTCCTGGTGGTGATCGCTACTTTGATGGTGATTGGATGGGGGTTGTATGCGATGCTGAATACGCCACTGGATGCGATTCCCGATTTGTCGGATGTGCAGGTGATCGTGTTTAGCGAATATTCGGGGCAGGCGCCGCAGGTGGTGGAAGATCAGGTGACGTATCCGCTGACGACGGCGATGTTGTCCGTTCCTTATGCAAAGACGGTGCGGGGATATTCGTTTTTTGGCATGTCTTATGTGTATGTGATTTTTGAGGATGGTACGGATATGTACTGGGCGCGCAGTCGGGTGTTAGAGTATCTCAATTCCGCGTCTGATAGATTGCCGCAAGGGGTGACGCCAAAACTAGGGCCAGATGCGACGGGTGTGGGCTGGGTTTATCAATATACGGTGCTGGATACAACGGGGAGATACGATCTTTCAGAATTGCGCTCGATTCAGGATTGGTATTTGCGTTATGAGTTGAGCAGTGTGCAGGGTGTGTCGGAAGTGGCATCTGTGGGTGGATTTGTGAAGCAGTATCAGGTGGTTGTGGATCCCAATCGCTTGCTGGCATACAATATTCCTTTGCAGAAGGTCCGGATGGCGATTCAGCGCAGCAATAGCGATGTGGGAGGGCGATTGGTCGAACTGGCAGAGACGGAATTTATGGTGCGTGGGTTGGGGTATATCCAATCTGTGGCGGATATCGAGCAGATTGCCCTGGGCGTGGATGAACACGGTACGCCGATTCGCGTAAAAGATGTTGCGACTGTGCAGGTGGGGCCAGAGCTTAGAAGGGGATTGGCCGAATGGAATGGCGAGGGGGAGGTGGTGGGAGGTATTGTGGTGATGCGGTATGGGGAAAATGCGCTCAAAGTTATTGATCGGGTGAAAGAAAAGATGACGTCGCTCAAACCCGGTCTTCCCGAGGGTGTGGTGGTGGTCGCCAATTACGATCGCTCGGCGCTTATTCTGCGCGCGGTTGATCATTTGCAAAAAAAGCTGATTGAAGAGATCGCGATCGTGGCGGTGGTGTGTATCGTTTTTTTGCTCCATTTTCGCAGTGCTTTTGTGGCTGTTTTCACATTGCCGATGGGGATTTTAATTGCGTTTGCCGCGATGTATCACCAGGGTGTCAATTCGAATATCATGTCTCTTGGGGGTATTGCGATTGCCATTGGGGCGATGGTGGATGCCGCTATTGTGATGATCGAAAATGCCCACAAGCATATCGAACGCGATGGCGGGACAAAGTCGCACAGCGAGATGATCATTGCTGCTTCGAAAGAGGTGGGGCCTGCGCTGTTTTTTTCGCTGCTGATTATTACGCTGTCGTTTTTGCCGGTTTTTGCGCTGGAGGCACAGGAGGGACGATTGTTTAAGCCGCTCGCATATACCAAAACTTATGCTATGGCGGCGGCGGCATTTTTGGCGATTACGGTTGTGCCGGTGCTGATGACTTTTTTTGTGCGCGGCAAAATTCGGCCTGAGGCGGAGAATCCCATCAGTCGCGCGTTGATTTATCTGTACCGGCCCGTGATTGATTGGGTGCTGCGACATCGGGTGCTGACTGTGGTGTTGGGCGGGCTGGTGTTGTTTGTGACGGTGTTTCCATTCCGGGATATCGTGGTGTCGCGTTTTTCAGACCGGCCGCAGAGTTTGACTTATCGGGCACTGGTGAAGTTGGACGCGCTATTTCCTATGGAAAAAATTGGATCGGAATTTATGCCGCCTCTGTACGAGGGCGATCTGTTGTATATGCCCACGACATTGCCAGGGATATCGATTACGAGGGCGCGGGCACTGTTGCAACAGACGGATAAAATTATCCGCACTTTCCCGGAAGTTGAACACGTATTTGGCAAAATTGGTCGGGCGGAGACTGCGACAGATCCGGCGCCGTTGTCGATGATTGAGACGACGATTATGCTCAAGCCCGAGTCCGAGTGGCGAGAAGGCATGACGCCTCAAAAATTAATTCGGGAATTGAACCAGGCGGTGAAATTTCCGGGGTTGACCAATGCGTGGACTATGCCGATTAAGACGCGCATCGATATGCTTTCAACGGGTATTAAGACGCCTGTGGGTATCAAGGTCGTGGGAGATGATCTGGAGACCTTGCAGATGTTGGGCGAGGAAATCGAGACAGTGGTGCGCGATTTGCCGGGTACGCTGAGTGTGTTTGCCGAGCGCGCAGCAGGTGGCAATTATCTGGATTTTGAGATCGATAGACAGGCTGCTGCGCGTTATGGGCTGACGGTTGGGGATGTGCAGGATATTATTATGTCGGCATTGGGCGGGATGAATATTACGCATACTGTGGAGGGTTTGGAGCGCTATCCGGTGAATTTGCGTTATGGGCGAGAGTTGCGCGACAATTTGCCCGCGCTTCGGCGCGTGCTGGTGCCCACGCCGATGGGGGCGCAGATTCCCATTGGACAGTTGGCCGATCTGCGCATTCGGAAAGGACCGCCGAGCATTAAGAGCGAGAATGCGCGGTTAAATGCGTGGGTCTATGTCGATATTGAAGGTGTGGATGTGGGAACTTATGTCGCACGGGCACAACAGGCGGTGTTGGAGCAGGTGCAGATGCCACCCGGATACACCGCGATCTGGAGCGGTCAGTATGAATATATGTTGCGGGCAGAGAAAAAGCTGAAGGTTGTGGTGCCCGTGACGCTGGCGATCATTTTTGTGCTGTTGTATCTGAATTTTAGAAATGTGACTGAGACCGCGATTGTGATGCTTTCTCTGCCCTTTGCTCTGGTCGGTGGGATATGGTTGATGTATATTTTGGATTACGATATGAGTATTGCCGTGGGTGTTGGATTTATCGCGCTGGCGGGATTGGCTGCCGAGACAGGGGTGGTGATGCTGATTTATCTGGATCAGGCTTATGAGAGTATTAGACGCGAAAAAGGCGATGTTTTGACGCTGGCGGACTTAAATCAGGCGGTGATGTCCGGTGCTGTGGAGCGGGTGCGGCCCAAGTTGATGACGGTGTTTTCAACGATGGTTGGTCTGTTGCCGATTATGTGGTCCACAGGCACGGGGTCCGAGGCGATGAAGCGCATTGCAGCGCCTATGGTGGGGGGGATGGTGTCATCGACGATTTTGACACTGCTGGTGATTCCGGCGATTTATGCGTTGTGGAAGGAGCGGAATGTATCCGCAGAATGA
- a CDS encoding efflux RND transporter periplasmic adaptor subunit — MKYLLPILSLIVGFVGGVWISGDTHTEQVQALETYICPMHPTVVSDKPGSCPICGMDLVEKEVDGGHSHEMQADRETYICPMHPTVVSDKPGSCPICGMDLVQKETDASSVQDGSVQIDPVTIQNIGVKTMVVEKQPLKRTVRAVGRVDYDETRIMDVNSKIAGWVEELYVDYTGQWVEKGQPLLALYSPELVAAQEEYLTALDYAERMRGGVDRDVAQSADDLLVAARQRLLYWDISAGQIAALEKTRRVGRTMPILAPRSGIVTHKDVLEGAYIGSGQHLYRIADLSVVWIYADVYEYEMPWVSKGQRAEVSLSYLPGEQFEGKVDYIFPFMNEKTRTVQVRMVFDNADGALKPDMYADVVIRPEVAREGIVIPAQAVIHSGTRRVVVMAHGDGRFEPREVHIGVETEDGYEVLKGLNPGEQIVTSAQFLIDSESNLKAALAGMQRDIGGHGGHGGH, encoded by the coding sequence ATGAAATATCTCCTTCCAATTCTATCATTGATTGTGGGATTTGTTGGCGGGGTCTGGATTTCGGGAGATACGCATACAGAGCAGGTGCAGGCGTTGGAAACATATATTTGTCCGATGCATCCGACGGTGGTGTCGGATAAGCCCGGATCTTGTCCAATCTGCGGTATGGATCTGGTGGAGAAAGAGGTGGATGGTGGGCACAGTCATGAGATGCAGGCGGATCGCGAAACATATATCTGTCCGATGCACCCGACGGTGGTGTCGGATAAGCCGGGTAGTTGTCCCATTTGTGGTATGGATCTGGTGCAGAAGGAGACTGATGCATCGTCAGTTCAGGATGGAAGCGTGCAGATTGATCCTGTGACGATTCAGAATATTGGTGTGAAGACGATGGTGGTGGAAAAGCAGCCTTTGAAGCGGACGGTGCGTGCGGTGGGCAGGGTGGATTACGACGAGACGCGGATTATGGATGTGAATAGTAAGATCGCCGGGTGGGTTGAAGAGTTATATGTGGATTATACCGGTCAGTGGGTGGAAAAGGGGCAGCCTTTGCTGGCGCTTTATAGCCCTGAACTGGTTGCAGCGCAGGAGGAGTATTTGACGGCTCTGGATTATGCGGAGAGAATGCGCGGTGGTGTGGATCGAGATGTGGCGCAAAGTGCCGACGATCTGCTCGTTGCTGCGCGGCAAAGGTTGTTGTACTGGGATATTTCGGCGGGGCAGATTGCAGCGTTGGAAAAGACGCGACGGGTTGGGCGGACAATGCCCATTCTGGCTCCTCGTTCGGGGATTGTGACGCACAAAGATGTGCTGGAGGGTGCGTATATCGGGTCGGGTCAACATCTGTATCGCATTGCGGATCTGTCGGTGGTGTGGATTTATGCAGATGTGTACGAATACGAGATGCCCTGGGTTTCCAAAGGGCAGCGCGCAGAGGTGTCGCTGTCTTATTTGCCGGGTGAGCAGTTTGAAGGCAAAGTGGATTATATTTTTCCGTTTATGAATGAAAAGACGCGCACGGTGCAGGTGCGGATGGTTTTTGACAATGCAGATGGTGCGCTTAAACCGGATATGTATGCCGATGTGGTGATTCGCCCCGAGGTGGCGCGTGAGGGTATTGTGATACCCGCTCAGGCGGTGATTCATTCGGGGACGCGCAGGGTTGTTGTGATGGCCCATGGAGACGGCAGATTTGAGCCGCGTGAGGTTCATATCGGGGTCGAGACTGAGGATGGATATGAGGTGCTGAAGGGGCTAAATCCGGGAGAGCAGATTGTGACTTCGGCGCAATTTTTGATCGATTCAGAGAGCAATTTGAAGGCTGCACTGGCGGGGATGCAAAGGGATATTGGTGGTCATGGTGGACATGGTGGACATTGA
- a CDS encoding helix-hairpin-helix domain-containing protein, producing MNICGRREKFTNMVVLLVCFAMLWGCGGSNVDETSVSDAPTEEAVSSAVVVNPNLAGSDELGALHGMSKELADAIVAQRPFLGMEALHPVVSQHLGQEAVEMLYVQMFIPLNLNTASEEEILLVPGVGKRMAHEFEEYRPYTAIAQWRREMGKYVDDTEVARLEQYVFVPIDLNTATEEEILAIPGVGKRMAHEFEEYRPYSSMEQFRREIGKYVDDGEVARLERYVEIRP from the coding sequence ATGAATATTTGCGGTAGAAGAGAGAAGTTTACCAATATGGTGGTGTTGCTGGTGTGTTTTGCGATGCTCTGGGGTTGTGGTGGGTCGAACGTGGATGAGACATCTGTCTCCGACGCTCCCACGGAAGAAGCCGTGAGTAGCGCGGTGGTCGTCAATCCAAATCTCGCAGGATCCGATGAACTCGGTGCCCTTCACGGGATGAGTAAAGAACTCGCTGACGCGATTGTGGCGCAGCGCCCTTTCTTGGGAATGGAAGCATTGCACCCGGTCGTGTCACAGCATCTGGGCCAGGAGGCGGTCGAGATGCTCTACGTTCAGATGTTCATTCCGCTTAATCTGAATACTGCCAGCGAGGAGGAGATTCTTCTGGTGCCTGGCGTGGGAAAGCGGATGGCGCACGAGTTTGAGGAGTACCGTCCTTATACGGCTATTGCCCAATGGCGCCGTGAGATGGGTAAATACGTAGATGATACCGAGGTGGCGCGTCTGGAGCAGTATGTTTTTGTGCCTATCGACTTGAATACGGCTACTGAGGAGGAGATCCTCGCCATTCCCGGTGTGGGAAAGCGGATGGCACACGAGTTTGAGGAGTACCGTCCGTATTCGAGTATGGAACAGTTCCGGCGCGAGATTGGCAAGTATGTCGATGATGGCGAGGTGGCGCGTCTGGAGCGGTACGTGGAGATTCGACCTTAG